One genomic window of Salvia miltiorrhiza cultivar Shanhuang (shh) chromosome 4, IMPLAD_Smil_shh, whole genome shotgun sequence includes the following:
- the LOC131023146 gene encoding uncharacterized protein LOC131023146, with the protein MNAINPDLTAPNKLLRLRFSLEALEYDRIANILKFKSMHNVVHIDEKWFNMTKANNRYYLTKEEPEPYRCCKSKKFITEVMFLCAVCRPLFDENGNVLFDGKIGIFPFTQVIPAQRRSKNMNAVTPETKLIQSITQAVMKDCFINQLIPAIMNKWPQGASKLIFIQQDNAKPHISDSDIEFRQAASQNGFDIRLVQQPPNSPDTNVNDLGWFREIQSIQEESVCTTVDQLVNAVCQNFMDLSPIALNKVFLSLQGCMIETMKMKGHNAYKLPHMSKDALIRQNAFPLTLEVDKDLVDQCIMHMIESGEVESMQDINLQLGFGHEAHHTTIQA; encoded by the exons ATGAATGCTATAAATCCTGATCTCACTGCCCCTAATAAGCTACTGAGGTTAAGGTTTTCTCTTGAAGCCTTAGAGTATGATAGGATTgcaaatattctgaaatttaagTCGATGCATAATGTAGTGCACATAGATGAGAAATGGTTCAACATGACAAAGGCAAATAATCGATATTACCTCACAAAAGAGGAGCCTGAACCTTACAGGTGTTGTAAGAGCAAAAAATTCATCACCGAGGTGATGTTTTTGTGTGCGGTTTGCAGGCCACTCTTTGATGAGAATGGCAATGTATTGTTTGATGGGAAAATTGGTATTTTTCCATTCACACAAGTTATTCCAGCTCAGAGAAGAAGCAAGAACATGAATGCAGTGACACCAGAGACTAAACTAATTCAGTCAATCACTCAAGCAGTGATGAAAGATTGTTTCATCAATCAG CTTATTCCAGCTATCATGAACAAATGGCCTCAAGGTGCATCAAAGTTGATCTTCATTCAACAAGATAATGCAAAGCCACATATAAGTGATTCAGATATAGAGTTCAGACAGGCTGCCTCTCAGAATGGCTTTGATATTAGACTTGTTCAACAACCCCCCAACTCACCTGACACAAATGTCAATGACTTGGGGTGGTTTAGAGAAATTCAAAGCATTCAAGAGGAGTCAGTTTGCACTACAGTGGACCAGTTAGTTAATGCAGTATGCCAAAACTTCATGGATCTCAGTCCAATAGCATTGAACAAGGTTTTCTTATCACTACAAGGCTGCATGATAGAAACAATGAAGATGAAGGGGCATAATGCTTACAAACTGCCACATATGAGCAAAGATGCTCTTATAAGGCAGAATGCCTTCCCTCTCACATTGGAAGTGGACAAAGATCTTGTTGATCAATGTATTATGCACATGATAGAGTCAGGGGAAGTAGAAAGCATGCAGGACATCAATTTACAGTTGGGTTTTGGACATGAGGCTCACCACACAACAATTCAAGCCTAG
- the LOC131019392 gene encoding pentatricopeptide repeat-containing protein At2g06000-like, whose translation MQLRAPKVRFSKIFATASFHGHARIESSRSASASTCWFIKVVSTSCIHLSRSLDFLETDYFRDNLNSLVAYGVVHRIHSRLNNPSLAFEFFRYSRLNLKLIHLESTYDLLLRSLCEKGVHDSAAAVYECMKIDGFWPNSSVLDVLVSALANAGKFRTAEEILIAEAEFCNEKEKRVSSFVYNNYLSILVNRNRINEAVVFFREHILRLRSFDPDTCSFNIVVRGLCRTSKVEKAFEFFDAMRDFDCYPDIVTYNTLINGFCSVGRVDRAEELLGEVKLQSGFSPNVVTYTTLISGYCKSGKLDGAVTILDEMINNGVRPNLFTFNTIINGFGRKGELASAMKMYERMVSGGFHPDVITFTSLIDGYCRLGDLAQGMRFWDDMSARKVPPNIFTFSILISALCKVNRLNEARDLLNQLNKREDIVPEPFVYNPVIDGYCKVGNVDEANVVVAEMEAKGCIHDKMTFTILIMGHCMKGRVFEGIGLYKKMVSVGCVPDNITVRSLISCLRKAGMAREANEIELGALNDVHLGSSSETTTAIGKLNVPMAV comes from the coding sequence ATGCAATTGAGGGCTCCAAAGGTACGTTTCTCTAAGATTTTTGCCACAGCTTCGTTCCATGGTCACGCCCGCATAGAATCATCACGCTCTGCTTCTGCATCCACTTGCTGGTTCATTAAAGTGGTATCCACCTCCTGCATTCACCTCTCGAGGTCGCTTGATTTTCTCGAAACTGATTATTTCCGGGACAATTTGAATTCCCTTGTAGCTTACGGCGTGGTCCATCGCATCCACAGTAGATTAAATAACCCTAGTTTAGCCTTTGAATTCTTTCGCTACTCAAGGCTGAATTTGAAGTTAATTCACTTAGAATCCACTTATGATTTGCTGCTAAGGTCGCTATGCGAAAAGGGGGTTCATGATTCAGCTGCAGCGGTGTATGAATGCATGAAAATTGATGGCTTTTGGCCGAATAGCTCAGTTCTTGATGTATTAGTTTCTGCATTAGCTAATGCGGGTAAGTTTAGGACTGCAGAAGAGATTTTGATTGCAGAAGCTGAATTCTGCAACGAGAAAGAGAAAAGAGTTAGTTCTTTTGtgtataataattatttgagcATTCTAGTGAATAGAAATCGGATAAATGAGGCCGTTGTGTTTTTCAGAGAGCATATATTAAGGTTGAGAAGCTTTGACCCCGATACTTGTAGCTTTAATATAGTGGTGCGAGGACTGTGCCGTACTAGCAAGGTTGAGAAGGCTTTTGAGTTCTTTGATGCTATGAGGGATTTTGATTGTTATCCGGATATCGTTACGTACAACACACTTATTAACGGATTCTGTAGCGTTGGTAGAGTAGATAGAGCGGAGGAGTTACTAGGAGAAGTTAAACTGCAATCTGGATTTTCCCCGAATGTTGTGACTTACACAACACTCATCTCTGGATACTGTAAATCGGGTAAGTTGGATGGTGCTGTGACTATTCTTGATGAGATGATTAATAATGGGGTCAGACCAAATTTGTTTACTTTTAATACTATTATTAATGGTTTTGGTAGAAAGGGTGAGTTGGCTTCAGCGATGAAGATGTATGAGAGGATGGTGAGTGGTGGTTTTCACCCTGATGTTATCACCTTCACCTCTCTCATTGATGGTTATTGCCGCCTCGGAGACTTGGCACAAGGCATGAGATTCTGGGATGACATGAGCGCGAGGAAGGTGCCTCCTAACATATTTACCTTTTCCATTTTAATTAGTGCTCTATGCAAAGTGAATAGACTAAACGAGGCTCGAGATTTGTTAAATCAGTTGAACAAGAGGGAAGACATTGTCCCAGAGCCATTTGTTTACAACCCTGTTATCGATGGTTATTGCAAAGTGGGAAATGTAGATGAAGCAAATGTAGTTGTTGCAGAAATGGAGGCAAAAGGATGTATCCATGACAAGATGACTTTCACCATTCTCATTATGGGGCACTGTATGAAAGGGCGAGTGTTTGAAGGTATTGGATTGTATAAAAAGATGGTGTCGGTGGGCTGTGTACCCGATAATATCACTGTGAGGTCTTTGATATCTTGCCTAAGAAAGGCAGGCATGGCACGAGAAGCAAATGAAATAGAGCTCGGGGCATTAAATGACGTTCACTTAGGTTCATCCTCTGAAACTACTACTGCTATTGGGAAATTGAACGTGCCGATGGCTGTTTAA